A genome region from Mugil cephalus isolate CIBA_MC_2020 chromosome 13, CIBA_Mcephalus_1.1, whole genome shotgun sequence includes the following:
- the btbd3b gene encoding BTB/POZ domain-containing protein 3: MVDAKGRNMKCLTFFLMLPESVKGKSSKSSKKGNASGGSKLPPVCYEIITLRSKKKKKMAADIFPTKKSASATTVQQYQQQNLNNNNTIQNCNWQGLYSTIRERNSVMFNNELMADVHFVVGQPGRTQRLPGHRYVLAVGSSVFHAMFYGELAENTDEIHIPDVEPAAFLAMLKYIYCDEIDLSADTVLATLYAAKKYIVPHLARACVNFLETSLSAKNACVLLSQSCLFEEPELTQRCWEVIDAQAELALRSEGFCDIDAQTLESILQRETLNAKEIVVFEAALSWAEAECQRQELTSSTDNKRKVLGKAMYLIRIPTMALDDFANGAAQSGVLTLNETNDIFLWYTAAKKPELQFVSQPRKGLTPQRCHRFQSCAYRSNQWRYRGRCDSIQFAVDKRVFIAGFGLYGSSCGSAEYSAKIELKRQGVLLGQNLSKYFSDGSSNTFPVWFEYPVQIEPDTFYTASVVLDGNELSYFGQEGMTEVQCGKVTFQFQCSSDSTNGTGVQGGQIPELIFYA, encoded by the exons ATGGTCGATGCCAAGGGAAGGAACATGAAATGtctgactttctttttaatgcttCCAGAGTCAGTGAAAGGCAAGTCAAGTAAAAGCTCAAAGAAAGGGAATGCCAGCGGAGGCTCCAAGCTGCCTCCCGTCTGTTATGAGATAATCACCCTgaggagcaagaagaagaagaagatggcaGCGGACATTTTTCCCACCAAAAAGTCAGCCTCCGCCACCACGGTGCAACAGTACCAGCAGCAGaacctcaacaacaacaacaccataCAAAACTGTAACTGGCAGGGACTCTACTCCACTATAAGAGAAAG aaattctGTAATGTTCAACAATGAGCTGATGGCAGATGTTCACTTTGTGGTGGGTCAGCCTGGAAGAACGCAGCGGCTGCCAGGACACAGA TATGTGTTGGCCGTGGGCAGCTCGGTGTTTCATGCCATGTTCTACGGTGAACTCGCTGAGAACACGGACGAAATCCATATTCCAGATGTGGAGCCAGCAGCATTCCTGGCAATGCTAAA GTACATTTACTGTGATGAAATCGACCTGAGCGCTGATACGGTTTTGGCCACTCTTTACGCTGCCAAGAAGTACATTGTCCCTCACCTGGCACGTGCCTGCGTCAACTTCCTGGAGACCAGTCTCAGCGCGAAGAATGCTTGCGTGTTACTCTCCCAGAGCTGCCTGTTCGAGGAGCCGGAGCTGACACAGCGCTGCTGGGAGGTGATTGATGCCCAGGCTGAACTGGCGTTACGCTCCGAGGGCTTCTGCGACATCGATGCCCAGACCCTGGAGAGTATCCTACAGCGAGAGACGCTCAACGCTAAAGAGATAGTGGTATTTGAGGCTGCACTTAGCTGGGCTGAGGCCGAGTGCCAGAGACAAGAGCTCACGTCATCGACTGACAACAAGCGGAAGGTTTTGGGCAAGGCCATGTACTTGATACGTATCCCTACAATGGCTTTGGATGATTTTGCCAATGGAGCAGCACAGTCGGGTGTGCTGACGCTTAATGAGACCAATGACATCTTCCTGTGGTATACCGCAGCCAAAAAGcctgagctgcagtttgtcagccAGCCTAGGAAGGGCCTGACACCACAGCGCTGCCACAGATTCCAGTCCTGTGCCTACCGAAGCAATCAGTGGCGTTATCGAGGCCGCTGTGACAGTATACAGTTTGCAGTGGATAAAAGGGTTTTCATTGCCGGGTTTGGACTGTATGGATCTAGCTGTGGCTCAGCAGAATACAGTGCCAAGATTGAACTGAAACGTCAAGGAGTACTGCTGGGACAAAACCTCAGCAAATACTTCTCAGACGGTTCCAGCAATACTTTCCCTGTGTGGTTTGAGTATCCAGTCCAGATTGAGCCTGATACGTTCTACACTGCCAGTGTGGTTCTCGATGGGAATGAGTTGAGCTACTTTGGCCAGGAAGGAATGACAGAGGTGCAGTGTGGGAAAGTGACATTTCAATTCCAGTGCTCCTCAGACAGCACTAACGGCACTGGAGTGCAGGGGGGACAGATTCCTGAACTTATCTTCTATGCTTGA